A window of Sphingomonas adhaesiva contains these coding sequences:
- a CDS encoding NuoB/complex I 20 kDa subunit family protein: MGVELTHPANGPASGQGVIAPDQAFFDGLNGELTDKGFLVTSTEELFQWARTGSLWWMTFGLACCAVEMIHVNMPRYDMERFGAAPRASPRQSDVMIVAGTLCNKMAPALRRVYDQMSEPKYVISMGSCANGGGYYHYSYSVVRGCDRVVPVDIYVPGCPPTAEALLYGVMQLQRKIRRAGSIER, encoded by the coding sequence ATGGGAGTAGAATTGACCCATCCCGCTAACGGGCCCGCGAGCGGCCAGGGCGTGATCGCGCCCGATCAGGCGTTCTTCGACGGGCTGAACGGCGAACTCACCGACAAGGGCTTCCTGGTCACCTCGACCGAGGAGCTGTTCCAGTGGGCGCGTACCGGCTCGCTGTGGTGGATGACGTTCGGGCTGGCGTGCTGCGCGGTCGAGATGATCCACGTCAACATGCCGCGCTACGACATGGAGCGGTTCGGCGCTGCGCCGCGCGCCTCCCCGCGCCAGTCGGACGTGATGATCGTCGCGGGTACGCTGTGCAACAAGATGGCGCCCGCCCTGCGCCGCGTCTACGACCAGATGTCGGAGCCGAAGTACGTCATCTCGATGGGGTCGTGCGCCAACGGCGGCGGCTATTATCACTACAGCTACAGCGTCGTGCGCGGCTGCGACCGCGTGGTGCCGGTCGACATCTACGTCCCCGGCTGCCCCCCGACCGCGGAGGCGTTGCTGTACGGCGTGATGCAGCTGCAGCGGAAGATCCGCCGCGCCGGGAGCATCGAACGGTGA
- the ndhC gene encoding NADH-quinone oxidoreductase subunit A, whose translation MVDLSQYLPILMFLGVALLLSCAFVFLPMAVAKLTGAAKPTPEKLAEYECGFPAFEDSRAQFDVRFYLVAILFIIFDLEAAFLYPWAVSVFSLGWVAWISMMIFIAELALGLVYAWKKGALEWE comes from the coding sequence GATCTGTCGCAATATCTGCCGATCCTGATGTTCCTGGGCGTGGCGCTGCTGCTGTCCTGCGCTTTCGTGTTCCTGCCGATGGCGGTCGCGAAGCTGACGGGCGCGGCGAAGCCCACGCCCGAGAAGCTGGCGGAATATGAATGCGGCTTCCCCGCGTTCGAGGACAGCCGCGCGCAGTTCGACGTGCGCTTCTATCTGGTCGCCATCCTCTTCATCATCTTCGATCTGGAGGCGGCGTTCCTGTACCCCTGGGCGGTCAGCGTCTTCTCGCTGGGCTGGGTCGCCTGGATCAGCATGATGATCTTCATCGCCGAGCTCGCGCTGGGCCTCGTCTACGCATGGAAGAAGGGAGCGCTGGAATGGGAGTAG